One genomic region from Salinicola endophyticus encodes:
- a CDS encoding aminotransferase class I/II-fold pyridoxal phosphate-dependent enzyme, whose product MSQSDTLKQRLLDQARQRRQQRPAGDAPNTRAAGAGVNERFTRFDRHPGYQQLKLMREGGQRLGIPDPFFKVHEGTAGATTTIGGRECINFASYNYLGLAHHPKVIQAGIEALQRYGSSVSASRPVSGERPIHHELERAIAETYEVEDAVVFVSGHATNVSTLGYLLGPKDLVLHDEYIHNSTLVGAQLSGARRMSFAHNDPAALEALLARHRGQFERVLVVIEGLYSMDGDAPDLKRFVEIKERHQAWLMVDEAHSFAVMGDTGLGLREHCQVASTDVDIWMGTLSKTMSGCGGYIAGCRELVEMLRYFAPGFLYSVGMPAQVAAPSLAALAVMKEEPQRLRDLHTISGYFLEQAKARGFDIGDSIGVAVVPIIVGSSVLAAGLSDALLKHDINVQPILHPAVPEKSARLRFFLNCEHTREQIDRTLDALQTEWQARTEQAGYK is encoded by the coding sequence GTGAGTCAGTCCGACACGCTCAAGCAGCGCCTGCTCGACCAGGCCCGCCAGCGGCGCCAGCAGCGCCCGGCGGGTGACGCACCCAACACGCGCGCCGCGGGCGCCGGGGTGAACGAACGCTTTACCCGCTTCGACCGCCACCCCGGTTATCAGCAGTTGAAGCTGATGCGCGAAGGTGGTCAGCGGCTGGGTATTCCCGACCCCTTCTTCAAGGTTCACGAAGGCACCGCCGGGGCCACCACCACCATCGGCGGGCGCGAGTGCATCAACTTCGCCAGCTACAACTATCTCGGGCTGGCCCACCACCCCAAGGTGATCCAGGCCGGCATCGAGGCACTCCAGCGCTACGGCAGCTCGGTCTCGGCGAGCCGCCCGGTCTCCGGTGAGCGCCCCATCCACCACGAACTGGAGCGCGCCATCGCCGAGACCTACGAGGTCGAGGACGCGGTGGTGTTCGTCAGCGGCCACGCCACCAACGTCTCGACCCTCGGGTACCTGCTCGGGCCCAAGGACCTGGTGCTGCACGACGAGTACATCCACAACAGCACCCTGGTGGGCGCGCAGCTCTCCGGCGCGCGGCGGATGAGTTTCGCCCACAACGATCCGGCGGCACTGGAAGCCCTGCTGGCACGCCACCGCGGGCAGTTCGAGCGCGTGCTGGTGGTGATCGAAGGGCTCTACAGCATGGATGGCGACGCCCCCGATCTGAAGCGCTTCGTCGAGATCAAAGAGCGCCACCAGGCGTGGCTGATGGTCGACGAGGCGCACTCCTTCGCAGTGATGGGCGACACCGGCCTGGGGCTGCGCGAGCACTGCCAGGTCGCCTCCACCGACGTCGATATCTGGATGGGCACGCTCTCCAAGACGATGTCCGGCTGCGGAGGTTATATCGCCGGCTGTCGCGAACTGGTCGAGATGCTGCGCTACTTCGCACCCGGCTTTCTCTACAGCGTGGGCATGCCGGCCCAGGTCGCCGCGCCGTCGCTGGCCGCGCTTGCGGTGATGAAAGAGGAGCCGCAGCGTCTGCGTGACCTGCACACCATCTCGGGCTACTTCCTGGAGCAGGCCAAGGCGCGCGGTTTCGACATCGGCGACAGCATCGGCGTCGCCGTGGTGCCGATCATCGTCGGCAGCTCGGTGCTCGCCGCCGGTCTCTCCGACGCCCTGCTAAAGCACGATATCAACGTGCAGCCGATCCTTCATCCAGCGGTACCGGAAAAAAGCGCCCGTCTACGCTTCTTCCTCAACTGCGAGCACACCCGCGAACAGATCGACCGCACTCTGGACGCCCTGCAGACCGAGTGGCAAGCCCGCACCGAGCAAGCCGGTTACAAGTAA
- a CDS encoding autotransporter outer membrane beta-barrel domain-containing protein, producing MRIDLKAAVLGLGALAVCPGVAAAGFGLAELIQLGQALPDAQTQGDISKDDTRASLKLNNGRTFTISSPDGQTSLANLIKGDRVTLDVNGNRVDFSTTAASFETGYDKGDQAAVYSISSVVDSRPLTLSWEGTPDSLASANRLSATLNGQPVTLVLPDDQTLDDFKGSTPITLLDANGNPLIDGQSLNALSPKRLLQLAARLGMLDTDMALRGAQKQAMAQNFGILSSQIDSAMQPGRASAPSQGQRFAAGRGLNVWVASEASDLEGRANTTAYDGEGKAAFVGLDWKRKGWLLGLAAGHSSVDITTHNQVARVDLGGDVIAPYAAVAVDDGRWVLDAIGLYQSLDGRSRNRYLAGDVNLDGERWGARGSTTYYLPRLARWQIGVTAGGSYLNDKLQGRYLGTQSDYGVELGELFGGFKLGYDLPNGQLYASALHYHNITAHVDSRVNLIEKDDPSREQLKLGLSHELGQRWNVDFAGVAVVGSSDTRYRKLQATLAYRL from the coding sequence ATGCGGATCGATCTCAAGGCGGCCGTGCTTGGCCTTGGCGCACTTGCCGTCTGTCCCGGCGTGGCTGCCGCCGGCTTCGGTCTCGCCGAGCTGATCCAGCTCGGCCAGGCGCTACCCGATGCCCAGACTCAGGGCGACATCTCGAAGGATGACACCCGGGCCAGCCTGAAGTTGAACAACGGCCGCACATTCACCATCAGCTCACCCGATGGGCAGACCTCGCTGGCCAACCTGATCAAGGGCGACCGCGTGACACTGGACGTCAACGGCAACAGGGTCGACTTTTCGACCACGGCCGCAAGCTTCGAGACCGGGTACGACAAGGGCGATCAAGCGGCGGTCTACTCAATCTCCAGCGTGGTGGACTCACGGCCACTGACCCTGAGCTGGGAGGGGACGCCCGATTCGCTCGCCAGCGCCAACCGTCTATCCGCCACCCTCAACGGTCAGCCGGTCACGCTGGTCCTGCCCGACGACCAGACGCTGGACGATTTCAAGGGATCGACGCCGATCACCCTACTGGACGCCAACGGCAATCCGCTGATCGATGGTCAGTCGCTCAACGCCCTCTCGCCAAAACGCCTGCTGCAACTCGCCGCGCGCCTGGGGATGCTGGATACCGACATGGCGCTACGCGGCGCCCAGAAACAGGCAATGGCGCAGAACTTCGGCATTCTCTCCAGCCAGATCGACAGCGCCATGCAGCCCGGCCGCGCGTCCGCGCCAAGCCAGGGGCAGCGATTCGCCGCCGGGCGCGGCCTCAACGTCTGGGTGGCGAGCGAAGCGAGCGACCTGGAGGGGCGTGCCAACACCACCGCCTATGATGGCGAAGGCAAGGCGGCGTTCGTCGGCCTCGACTGGAAGCGCAAAGGCTGGCTACTGGGGCTCGCTGCCGGGCACAGCTCTGTCGATATCACCACTCACAACCAGGTCGCGCGTGTCGATCTGGGCGGCGACGTGATCGCTCCCTATGCCGCTGTGGCCGTCGACGATGGCCGCTGGGTGCTCGATGCGATCGGGCTCTATCAGTCGCTGGATGGCCGCAGCCGCAACCGCTATCTGGCCGGCGATGTGAATCTCGACGGCGAGCGCTGGGGTGCGCGCGGCTCGACGACCTATTATCTGCCGCGTCTGGCTCGTTGGCAGATCGGGGTGACTGCCGGCGGCTCCTATCTCAACGACAAGCTGCAGGGGCGCTATCTGGGCACACAGAGCGATTACGGGGTCGAACTCGGCGAGCTCTTCGGCGGGTTCAAGCTGGGCTACGACCTGCCCAACGGGCAGCTCTACGCCAGCGCCCTGCACTATCACAACATCACCGCGCATGTGGACAGCCGGGTCAATCTCATCGAGAAGGACGACCCCAGCCGCGAGCAGCTGAAGTTGGGACTGTCGCACGAACTGGGGCAGCGCTGGAACGTCGACTTTGCAGGCGTCGCCGTCGTCGGCAGCAGCGACACCCGCTATCGCAAGCTGCAGGCGACCCTGGCCTATCGCCTCTAG
- a CDS encoding PLP-dependent aminotransferase family protein, which yields MPWLPRLSLATRPLYRAIADAIAEDIANGRLMPNQQLPTQRQLAEHLGINFTTVTRAYNEARERGLIEARVGSGSYVRGESRPVRPSEPLPPPEVRRGADMSMNLPPEPADTALAAQMQAGLAALQPRLPELLRYQEFGGSLRDREAGAEWLSRHWPEVPVARLQVCPGAQSALLSILTLLKATEPNAVVCCAALTYPGLRAVAGQLGIRLIGLPVDEAGVDPEAFAAACARYSPRALYCNPTLHNPTTYTMPLARREAITEVARHYQVPIIEDDAYAALPRQPVTPLASYAPELTYYIAGLAKCLGAGLRLAYVVAPGQAEARRLAGALRATTVMASPLNAALATEWIESGVAVRWLEAIRNETRARYALVDEWLPQGSFRGQPDAFHIWIPLASHWSRAAFAHRLGSFDISVVPSDAFTVSGQAPEAVRVCLGGTISRQSLAVALGDIAQTLQSRPDQHIGVI from the coding sequence ATGCCGTGGTTGCCGCGACTCTCGCTGGCGACGCGTCCGCTCTATCGTGCGATTGCCGATGCGATTGCCGAGGATATCGCCAATGGCCGTCTGATGCCGAACCAGCAGTTACCGACCCAGCGCCAGCTCGCCGAGCATCTCGGGATCAACTTCACCACCGTGACCCGTGCCTATAACGAGGCGCGGGAGCGTGGCCTGATCGAAGCTCGGGTGGGCAGTGGCAGCTACGTGCGGGGCGAGTCACGCCCCGTCAGGCCGAGTGAGCCGCTGCCACCGCCGGAAGTTCGGCGCGGTGCGGACATGAGCATGAACCTGCCGCCGGAACCGGCGGATACTGCTCTGGCGGCGCAGATGCAGGCCGGGCTGGCAGCTTTGCAGCCGCGTCTGCCCGAGCTGCTGCGCTACCAGGAGTTCGGTGGCTCGCTACGTGACCGCGAGGCCGGCGCGGAATGGCTGTCGCGGCACTGGCCGGAGGTGCCCGTGGCCAGGCTGCAGGTCTGTCCCGGCGCCCAGAGCGCGCTGCTCTCCATTCTGACGCTGCTGAAGGCGACTGAGCCGAATGCCGTGGTGTGCTGTGCCGCGCTCACCTATCCCGGTCTGCGTGCCGTAGCCGGGCAACTGGGCATCCGGCTGATCGGCTTGCCGGTCGATGAGGCGGGAGTCGATCCCGAGGCTTTCGCCGCGGCCTGTGCTCGCTACTCGCCGCGCGCGCTCTACTGCAACCCGACCCTACACAATCCCACCACCTACACGATGCCGCTCGCCCGGCGTGAGGCGATCACCGAGGTGGCGCGGCACTACCAGGTGCCGATCATCGAAGACGACGCCTACGCCGCGCTGCCGCGCCAACCGGTGACACCACTGGCGAGCTATGCGCCGGAGCTGACCTACTACATCGCCGGGCTCGCCAAGTGTCTGGGTGCGGGCCTGAGGCTGGCTTATGTGGTGGCGCCGGGGCAGGCCGAGGCCCGACGCCTGGCCGGTGCCCTGCGCGCGACCACGGTGATGGCGTCTCCGTTGAATGCGGCGCTGGCCACCGAGTGGATCGAGAGTGGTGTCGCCGTGCGCTGGCTGGAGGCGATACGTAACGAGACCCGCGCCCGCTACGCGCTGGTCGACGAGTGGCTGCCCCAGGGTAGCTTTCGTGGGCAGCCGGATGCCTTCCATATCTGGATACCCCTGGCATCGCACTGGAGCCGGGCGGCCTTCGCCCATCGTCTGGGCAGCTTCGATATCAGCGTCGTGCCCAGCGATGCCTTCACTGTCTCCGGGCAGGCGCCGGAAGCGGTGCGAGTTTGCCTGGGGGGCACCATCAGCCGCCAGTCGCTGGCGGTGGCACTGGGTGATATCGCCCAGACTCTGCAGAGCCGCCCGGATCAGCATATCGGGGTGATTTGA
- the pseI gene encoding pseudaminic acid synthase, translated as MSAVSTSSFSIAGRQVGPGYEPYVIAEVSANHNGDIEKAKRIITQARQAGADAVKIQTYRPDTITLESDLADFRIVDGLWAGRTLYELYEWAHTPWEWHPELFAHARKEGITLFSSPFDSTAVDLLEELGAPAYKIASFEAVDIPLIEYVASKGKPMIISTGMADAAEIQEAVDAARGAGCEQLAILHCVSGYPAPAEDYNLRTIPDMIGRFGLVTGLSDHTLDNTTAITSIALGASLIEKHVTLDRSGGGPDDSFSLEPAELAALCRDTKTAWRSLGGIDYGRKSSEQGNVKFRRSLYFVKALRAGDVITEDAVRSVRPGYGLTPKYLHAILGKTVKVDVDMHTPVKAELIAD; from the coding sequence ATGAGCGCTGTTTCCACGAGTTCTTTTTCCATCGCGGGCCGACAGGTCGGCCCGGGATACGAGCCCTACGTGATCGCCGAGGTTTCCGCCAACCATAACGGAGATATCGAGAAGGCCAAGCGCATCATCACCCAGGCCCGGCAGGCCGGGGCCGATGCAGTCAAGATTCAGACTTACCGCCCCGATACCATTACCCTGGAGAGCGATCTGGCGGACTTCCGGATCGTCGATGGACTGTGGGCGGGGCGCACGCTCTATGAGCTGTACGAGTGGGCCCATACGCCCTGGGAGTGGCACCCGGAACTCTTCGCCCATGCGCGCAAGGAGGGCATTACGCTGTTCAGCTCTCCCTTCGACAGCACGGCGGTCGACCTGCTCGAGGAGCTGGGCGCCCCGGCATACAAGATCGCCTCCTTCGAGGCGGTCGATATCCCGTTGATCGAGTACGTGGCGAGTAAGGGCAAGCCGATGATCATCTCCACCGGCATGGCGGATGCGGCGGAAATTCAGGAAGCCGTCGATGCCGCCAGAGGGGCAGGCTGCGAGCAGCTGGCTATTCTGCACTGCGTCAGCGGCTATCCCGCGCCGGCTGAGGATTACAACCTGCGCACCATCCCCGACATGATCGGGCGATTTGGTCTGGTGACCGGGCTTTCCGATCATACGCTCGACAATACGACGGCAATCACCAGTATCGCGCTGGGCGCCAGCCTCATCGAGAAGCATGTCACGCTGGATCGTAGCGGCGGCGGGCCTGATGACAGCTTCTCCCTGGAGCCCGCTGAGCTGGCAGCGCTCTGTCGCGATACTAAAACGGCCTGGCGTTCGCTAGGGGGTATCGATTACGGACGCAAGTCGAGTGAGCAGGGCAATGTGAAATTTCGCCGTTCACTCTATTTCGTCAAGGCGTTGCGGGCTGGGGATGTCATCACCGAGGACGCGGTGCGCAGCGTGCGGCCGGGTTACGGGCTGACGCCCAAGTACCTGCACGCGATCCTGGGCAAGACGGTCAAGGTCGATGTCGATATGCATACACCGGTCAAGGCCGAACTGATCGCTGATTGA
- a CDS encoding formyltransferase family protein, whose product MQITLLCTSESHPVNRWLRVWREERADEHEIQLCRDRAELTGGDILFLVSCSQIIDAEVRSRYCHTLVLHASDLPLGRGWSPHIWALLEGARGVTVSLLEAEDEVDTGAIWAKRSFAVAADALHDEVDRLLFDAELWLMDEALRLIAHGAQPTPQSAQITPSYYRRRTPSDSEIDPYQPLADLFNKIRLMDPERYPAFFALHGHVYTISLKKVK is encoded by the coding sequence ATGCAGATCACCTTGCTATGTACCAGTGAAAGCCACCCGGTCAATCGATGGCTTCGAGTCTGGCGCGAAGAACGTGCCGATGAGCATGAGATTCAACTTTGTCGGGATCGTGCCGAGTTGACCGGGGGAGACATTCTCTTCCTGGTCTCCTGCAGCCAGATCATCGATGCTGAGGTGAGAAGTCGCTACTGTCATACGCTGGTGCTGCATGCCAGCGACTTGCCCTTGGGCCGGGGTTGGAGCCCGCATATATGGGCGCTGCTGGAAGGCGCGCGGGGAGTGACCGTGTCACTGCTGGAAGCCGAAGATGAAGTCGATACTGGTGCCATCTGGGCCAAGCGCTCCTTCGCCGTGGCGGCCGACGCGCTGCACGATGAAGTCGACCGGCTACTGTTCGATGCCGAGCTGTGGCTGATGGATGAAGCCCTGCGCTTGATCGCCCACGGTGCGCAGCCCACGCCGCAGTCTGCGCAGATTACCCCGAGCTACTATCGCCGACGTACGCCCTCCGACAGCGAGATCGATCCGTATCAGCCGCTGGCTGATCTGTTCAACAAGATCCGGCTGATGGATCCCGAGCGTTATCCGGCCTTTTTTGCCTTACATGGCCATGTCTATACCATCAGCCTCAAGAAGGTGAAGTGA
- the pseG gene encoding UDP-2,4-diacetamido-2,4,6-trideoxy-beta-L-altropyranose hydrolase, giving the protein MACVAFRVDASLEIGTGHVMRCLTLATALREHHAARCCFLCRELPGHLIARIEAEGFEVLRLAAPVEEGTSLSGGQAEGPAHAAWLGVDWSQDAHESADLLESLAPDWLVVDHYALDARWELAARPSGTRMLVIDDLADREHVADLLLDQNLGRLVEDYADLVPASCRLMIGPDYALLRPEFAEWRRTSLERRATRQALSQLLISLGGVDKDNVTAEVLQALRHAELPRTCRITVVMGATAPWIEVVKSVAGTLEQPTEVVTNVSDMARRMAEADLAIGAAGSTSWERCCLGLPTLILVLAENQRDIAAALESAGAAIRLDSGALGEDLSSVLARVMGARYLSRMSERAARLVDGEGVKRLTAALAP; this is encoded by the coding sequence ATGGCATGCGTGGCTTTCCGCGTCGATGCCTCGCTCGAGATTGGTACCGGCCACGTCATGCGTTGCCTGACGCTGGCGACGGCGCTGCGCGAGCATCATGCGGCGCGATGCTGCTTCCTGTGTCGTGAGCTTCCCGGCCATCTGATCGCGCGTATCGAAGCCGAGGGATTCGAGGTCTTGCGCCTGGCGGCGCCCGTGGAGGAAGGGACGTCGTTGTCTGGAGGGCAAGCCGAGGGGCCTGCCCACGCGGCCTGGTTGGGCGTCGACTGGTCGCAGGATGCCCACGAGAGCGCGGACCTGCTCGAGTCGCTCGCCCCGGACTGGCTGGTGGTGGATCACTATGCGCTGGATGCGCGCTGGGAGTTGGCAGCGCGTCCGTCGGGCACGCGGATGCTGGTCATCGATGATCTCGCTGATCGTGAGCACGTCGCCGACCTGCTGCTGGATCAGAACCTGGGCAGGCTGGTAGAGGATTACGCCGACCTGGTGCCGGCAAGCTGCCGGCTGATGATTGGACCGGATTACGCTCTGCTTCGCCCGGAGTTCGCCGAGTGGCGCCGGACGAGTCTGGAAAGGCGCGCAACCCGACAGGCGCTTTCTCAGCTGCTGATCAGCCTGGGCGGCGTAGACAAGGACAATGTCACCGCTGAGGTGCTGCAGGCTCTGCGCCATGCCGAGCTGCCGCGAACCTGCCGGATCACGGTAGTGATGGGCGCCACCGCGCCTTGGATCGAGGTGGTGAAGAGCGTGGCGGGCACCCTCGAACAGCCTACCGAGGTCGTCACCAATGTCAGCGACATGGCGCGACGCATGGCCGAGGCTGATCTGGCGATCGGTGCGGCGGGCAGTACCTCGTGGGAGCGCTGCTGCCTGGGCCTGCCGACCTTGATTCTGGTGCTGGCGGAGAATCAGCGTGATATCGCTGCGGCCCTGGAGAGCGCCGGGGCCGCTATCCGTCTCGACTCAGGCGCGCTCGGCGAAGATCTCTCCTCGGTGTTGGCGCGCGTCATGGGTGCCCGATACCTGTCGAGGATGAGCGAGCGCGCCGCTCGGCTCGTCGACGGCGAGGGCGTCAAGCGTCTGACCGCTGCGCTAGCGCCATAA
- the pseF gene encoding pseudaminic acid cytidylyltransferase: MRLAVIPARGGSKRIPRKNIKAFCGKPMIAWSIQAALASRCFDLVIVSTDDDEIAAVAREWGAQTPFMRPAALADDHTGTVPVIAHAITEIQQAGVSLEAVCCLYATAPFVAAGDLIAGLDCLEGEDVDYAFSVTSYAFPIQRALRMTPEGRVAMFEPQHLNTRSQDLEEAWHDAGQFYWGRPEAWLAGRPLFSARAVPVKLPRHRVQDIDTPEDWQRGEWLFKAWQAASGESV; this comes from the coding sequence ATGCGGCTGGCAGTGATTCCGGCGCGGGGCGGTAGCAAGCGGATTCCGCGCAAGAACATCAAAGCCTTTTGCGGTAAACCGATGATCGCATGGTCCATCCAGGCGGCGCTGGCGAGCCGCTGTTTCGATCTCGTCATCGTCTCGACCGACGATGACGAGATCGCCGCGGTGGCCAGGGAGTGGGGCGCGCAGACGCCCTTCATGCGCCCGGCGGCGCTAGCGGATGATCATACCGGTACGGTGCCGGTCATTGCCCACGCCATCACGGAGATTCAGCAGGCGGGCGTCTCTCTCGAGGCGGTCTGCTGCCTTTATGCCACGGCGCCCTTTGTTGCTGCCGGTGATCTGATCGCGGGGCTCGATTGCCTTGAGGGCGAGGACGTCGACTATGCCTTTTCAGTGACCAGCTACGCCTTCCCGATTCAGCGGGCGCTACGCATGACACCCGAAGGGCGGGTGGCGATGTTCGAGCCGCAACATCTCAACACCCGTTCCCAGGACCTGGAAGAGGCGTGGCACGACGCCGGCCAGTTCTACTGGGGCCGCCCGGAGGCCTGGCTGGCGGGCCGTCCGCTGTTCTCGGCGCGTGCGGTGCCGGTCAAGCTGCCGCGCCATCGGGTTCAGGATATCGACACGCCAGAAGATTGGCAGCGCGGCGAATGGCTGTTCAAGGCCTGGCAGGCGGCATCGGGAGAGAGTGTCTGA